The genome window TGGAAAAAATTTATAGAAAATCTTGATTTACAAAAAAGTTACCCAGGAATTCAAGGGATTGGAATAAATAAATTTGTCAAAAAAAATGAAAAAGAAAACCATATTCGTGATATTAGAAGATCTGGTTTTCAAGAATACAATATAAAACCACCTGGAGAAAGGGAAGGATATTTTCCTGTTGTATATATTGAGCCATTTATAAATAGAAATATGCGAGCTTTTGGATTCGATGTGTTTTCTGAAACAATAAGAAAAGAAGCTATATTAAAGGCAATAGATACTGGACAAGCTTTTGCAACTGGAAAAATAACTTTAGTACAAGAAACTGGGAAAGATGTGCAAAATGGTTTTTTGGTATTCTTACCACTGTATAAAAATTATGAAATACCAAAATTAAAAGAATTAAGAATGGATTCAATTTATGGTCTAGTTTCAGCTGTTTTTAGAATGAATGATTTAATTCAAGGTATATATAGCGAAAAATTTGAAAATTTTAATTTAAAAATATATGATGGGAATTCAAAAGAAAAAGTAAATCTATTGTTTTCAAATTTAGCAGAGAACTTTAACTCAAAATCTGAATTTAAAAGAGTTTTTATAGAAGATATAAATAATCACCCTTGGACGGTTGAATTTAGTTCAACAGAAGCTTTCGAAGATTTAACAAAAAGTGGAGTATCACTGCTTTTACTAATTTCTGGAATAATTTTTTCATTTTTAATTTCAATAATTATTCTTTTTTTAATTAGCTTATTTGAACAAACTAAAACAGTACTCCAATCAAATAACGATTTAAAAAATACACAAATGCAGTTAATTCAATCAGCTAAATTTGCCGCTTTGGGTGAAATGGCAGGTGGAGTGGCTCATGAAATAAATAATCCTTTAACTGTAATTAGTGGTAAAGCGTATAAGTTAGTAAGAATGGCTAAAAAAAATCAGTTAGATATTAATATTGTCGAAGAAAATGCAGTAGCAATAGAAAATATAGTTAAGCATATTTCAAAAATAACGCTAGGGCTGTTAACATACTCTAGAGAGTCAGAAGAAGATCAATTAGAATTTGAAGATATTGATAAAATCATTGAACAAGCAACAATTCTTTGTAATGAAAAATTTAAAAATAACGGTGTTCAACTTATTATTGCAAAAAATTGCCAAAGTAGTAACATTTATTGCAGTGGTATCCAGATTTCCCAAGTATTACTAAATCTTCTTAATAATGCATTTGATGCAATAAAAAACTTAAGTAATAAATGGATTAAATTAGATGTTATTGACGATAGTAAAAATATTTTTTTCCGAGTATCAGATTGTGGCCCCCCTATTCCCGATGATGTAAAAGAAAAAATAATGCAGCCTTTTTTTACAACAAAAAAAATTGGTGAAGGAACAGGCTTAGGTTTATCAGTTAGTAGAGGAATTATTGAAAAGCATAAAGGGGAATTTTATTTAGATAAAAATGTTAAAGAAACAACATTTGTAATAAAGCTACCAAAAATTGCGGAAAAAAATATTAAAATTGAGGATGCTTCATGAAGCAAGTATTAATAGTAGACGATAATAAAGATATTGTTGATGTAATTAAAGAAGAATTATTTGAGAAAAATTTAGTAATAATTACATCAAATAATGGGAAAGATGCATTTGAAATAATAAAAAATAACAGTATTGATTTTGTAATTTCTGATATTAGAATGCCAGATGGAGATGGTGTAGAATTACTAAGAAATATAAATAGTCTAAAAGATAAAAAACCAAAAATTATATTAATGACAGGTTTTGCTGAGATATCAAAAGAAGAAGCTTTAAAAAATGGATGCTATGCATTTTTAAAAAAACCACTTGATTGGGAAGAACTTTCAAACCTTGCAGATAAATTGCTGAAAGAGTAGAATTATGAGTGATTTTAAAACAGTTGTTATAGCAGATGATGTACCTGATATTCGTGAATATCTGAAAGATATTGTCGAAGAAATGGGGTTAACTACTATTTGTTGTGCAACGGGAAAGGAGCTAGTAGATGTCATAAAAAATGAAAATCTTACAAAAGATCTTATATTTTTAGATCTTTCTATGCCTGAAATGAATGGGTTAGAAATTTTAAAAATAATTCCAGAATATAAACAAAAACAAAAATTTAAAGTATGTGTTTTAAGTGGTCATAAAGAACAAAAAATAATTGACAAAGCATTGGAATTAAAAATTGATGACTATATCTCTAAACCATTTGATAGAGATATTTTAATAAATAGAATTAGAAATTTACTGGGAATAGACAAATCTTCTATAGTAACCTTTGCCTTTGCTAAGGTAGAATTTAAATGCAAAACTTTAAATTTACCTGCTGTAATTGAATTTTCTTTAGTGGGTTTGTCTGAAGAAGGGACTATAATAGAAAGTCCAGTTAATTTTAAAGAACAATCTATTCTTTCTTTTTCTTGTAGTGAATTGCATAAAATTGCTAATATGCCAAAGGATGATTACAAAATAAAAGTTATGAAATCTGCATTAAAAAAAGACAATATTTATGAGGTCACAACGGTATTTGTAAGTATGCCAGAATTTGTTGCGCAAAGAATCAGGTCATTTGCAATAAAAAATGTAAAAGTATAGGATTATTTTGTGAGAAATGATAAATATATTTACATAATTGATGATAATGATGAGTATTCTCTATATTTAAAAAAACTTCTTGAAAATAATGGTTACAATTGTATTCTTTTTAAAGATCCTACAGAATTTTTTTATGAGCTAGAAATTAAAATAATTAAACCAGATGTTATTTTAATTGACTTATCAATGCCTGAAATAAATGGTTTAGATATAATAAAATATTTGAATTCTAGTAAAACCCTAAAAAAATTAAAAAAAGTAATTGTTAGCGCTAAAACAGATTTAATGACTAGAGATGAATTTAAAGACATAACTTTTCTCTCTAAACCAATTAACGAAGATAATTTTATAAATAAAATTGATAATATGACATTAATTAAAAGAGAAAATATAAAAATTATAGAAGAAAGTAGTAGAGAGTGCCAAATATTTTGTTTTTTAGAGAGTTCTTCATTTTACAGTAAAATTGTTATAACTAAAATGTTTCCTAG of Pigmentibacter sp. JX0631 contains these proteins:
- a CDS encoding CHASE domain-containing protein, coding for MIFELIKYLKNIKKKYLLIPFFVFFLLLIVTIYTWNETKKNSYYYSSLQFDGIAEKANLALISQMLAYTQVLIGAKSFFYTNNNSVTREQWKKFIENLDLQKSYPGIQGIGINKFVKKNEKENHIRDIRRSGFQEYNIKPPGEREGYFPVVYIEPFINRNMRAFGFDVFSETIRKEAILKAIDTGQAFATGKITLVQETGKDVQNGFLVFLPLYKNYEIPKLKELRMDSIYGLVSAVFRMNDLIQGIYSEKFENFNLKIYDGNSKEKVNLLFSNLAENFNSKSEFKRVFIEDINNHPWTVEFSSTEAFEDLTKSGVSLLLLISGIIFSFLISIIILFLISLFEQTKTVLQSNNDLKNTQMQLIQSAKFAALGEMAGGVAHEINNPLTVISGKAYKLVRMAKKNQLDINIVEENAVAIENIVKHISKITLGLLTYSRESEEDQLEFEDIDKIIEQATILCNEKFKNNGVQLIIAKNCQSSNIYCSGIQISQVLLNLLNNAFDAIKNLSNKWIKLDVIDDSKNIFFRVSDCGPPIPDDVKEKIMQPFFTTKKIGEGTGLGLSVSRGIIEKHKGEFYLDKNVKETTFVIKLPKIAEKNIKIEDAS
- a CDS encoding response regulator, producing MKQVLIVDDNKDIVDVIKEELFEKNLVIITSNNGKDAFEIIKNNSIDFVISDIRMPDGDGVELLRNINSLKDKKPKIILMTGFAEISKEEALKNGCYAFLKKPLDWEELSNLADKLLKE
- a CDS encoding response regulator, yielding MSDFKTVVIADDVPDIREYLKDIVEEMGLTTICCATGKELVDVIKNENLTKDLIFLDLSMPEMNGLEILKIIPEYKQKQKFKVCVLSGHKEQKIIDKALELKIDDYISKPFDRDILINRIRNLLGIDKSSIVTFAFAKVEFKCKTLNLPAVIEFSLVGLSEEGTIIESPVNFKEQSILSFSCSELHKIANMPKDDYKIKVMKSALKKDNIYEVTTVFVSMPEFVAQRIRSFAIKNVKV
- a CDS encoding response regulator, translated to MRNDKYIYIIDDNDEYSLYLKKLLENNGYNCILFKDPTEFFYELEIKIIKPDVILIDLSMPEINGLDIIKYLNSSKTLKKLKKVIVSAKTDLMTRDEFKDITFLSKPINEDNFINKIDNMTLIKRENIKIIEESSRECQIFCFLESSSFYSKIVITKMFPSKVEFLSDIKFHFGAELKFHSRSFFDITGVSCDFKIKINQIKKRDEKYICDGELIFENKNDYEKISNFINAKNIGVAS